The DNA sequence agaatttttcgtctcgaaactgatttgtatgaccttctccagagtaatttgacccccaggaactcagaaaacacacgaaaaagagcgtcaaaccaacagcagagaaacgaccaTGAAAATCCTCATTTTCTTGCTGTAACATTTCATGCGTTGCTCTCAGCGTATTTGGAATGCGCttcatcgatttctttcgcaaaattacgtcggaatagtgcatgaaAGAAAGCTTTGTAGCAGTTTACAAATGCGTCGAAATTTCAggcaaaaatccagaggggcaTTCTCATCATTctaattcaattttcctcaTCACCTATAATGTGGtagatttttcaagattatttaCTATTATAAAACATTCACAATTGTCGACGAGACTTACTCTTATCAAAGTATATAGCCGTTCATCCTCAAAGAATCGATTCTAACAGTATTCCACatcgtcaaagtttttttgtCTTACTTTCGCACAGTTACGGGATATCAGCTCATGGACCAATTGTCCAAATCTCAACCGAGAATattcaaaggggttggccCTACTCCCGACTCGAGTTTTGGAATAAAATACTGTGTATCTTAGAATCAGTTTGTACGATTCATCCTTGACTAATTAGACCCTCAAGAATGCGGAAGAGACACCTACAATAGCGTACGTCGAAAAACTGAGGAAATTCGAAAGTAAGCTTACTAGAATTCCATGGTAACCGACAATTATGACTCTGAGGGTTGAAAGTTCATAAGGTTATAGGGTAATATGTCATACAAAGGTGCTGCTGGATCGCTTTAACACGGCTTCTTATGCCCACAAGACCACACCTACCTACAGAGTACTAGTCACATTAATTACCAGTGTTTCGTACCTCCTAGGCACCTAGGATAATTTTTCCACCAATGAGCCGTTGCAGTTGGTCGATTCAACAATTCATCTCGATTCGATGCCAATATTATTCGATAGGTATCCACCTCCGCTTCGGCATTTCGGTATATAAACATGATACACATGATGATACGACTTTACGCCACCTGTCAACACGCCACACTATACTCCACACAGTAATGTTGCGTAGAGCTTATAGAAATGGAGAGGACACGCTTTCAGGGCACTACCAGAGTCATTAACATGATTCTTTGCTTCTCTGTTCACTCGTGAGAGCGCTAGAACTCTAAGGAGTATGCATGTTACATGATGTGCCTAGAGCTCTTACGACACGCCGAACATGCCCCTTTCTTTGAGGTGAAggcctttaagtgagatgtgtgccaactgtctaaagaaatccctatattgtcaGGGAATTATTAGGGAGAGCTTGACCGGTATTCGTTATCCTCTTTGGATACAACAAGACCGTGACTACACCCTTGGAGCATATATCACTGAAGGTAGCTACCCATGCCGTCAACCTTGCAAAAACTGCGGCGGACGtcaggagagagagagagagagagagagagagagagagagagagagagagagagagagaacataCTAGTTAAAACCTATTTCTCTCACTCTGCATTTGATTGGCTGAGAGAAACATATTAGCCAACCAGGTGTAAGGCGAGATGAATAGCCTAATAGCCTGTAAGAAGTATACCCTTTTTCTCTCACTCCTCCGTCACACTTTCTGTACGCACGAGGCCATCTCCAGTAATTATGCTTATAACGGTGCTCTGAGCACTGAAATAAGTGACTCTGAGGCCCTACACCACTGATCTATAGGTATATGAGCATTACGTGGTGCTCTTATTTACCGAAAACGCCAGAAGCTGCGCTAGTGTCGCTATTCCCCTTCGAAACTGTTCCTTGACTGTTCCATTTCGTAAACTTGATTCTTTGACGAACGGACTCTGTAATGGCCACTTCCAAAACTACAAATACTTATAATAGACAAAATTGGGAAGATGCTGTAAGTTTGATGCTATTTTACATTGCCAAGTGATTTTTCCGTCAACGCTACATCTCCGTTGCAGATATACAAATTAATCCAATTCTTTCTTCCGCAGGAATTTCCGATATTGTGTCAGACATGTTTGGGCGATAATCCGTATATTCGCATGGTAAGTAAATTATTTAACGCGGAAGATCGTTGTTGTATTACTCCGTTCTGTAAGCACCTTCAATCAGTTAAAATTGTAAACACAGTTGTACAAGAGATTATTACCTGTGTCAGTAACTTCGGACTAAAGCTGTTTaagtaattaataatcaacatAAAATATTCCTGATAAATGACATCTTGTTCactatattgtatattttttgcaGACAAAGGAACGCTATGGCAAAGAATGTAAAATATGCATGCGTCCATTCACGGTGTTCAGATGGTGTCCAGGTGCACGAATGCGTTTCAAAAAGACTGAAGTTTGTCAAACATGTAGCCGCCTGAAAAACGTATGTCAGACGTGTCTCTTAGACTTGGAATATGGCCTGCCAATCCAAGTACGAGATGCTGCGTTGAAAATTAAAGACGATTTGCCAAGATCTGATGTGAATAAGGAATACTATGTTCAGAACATTGACAATGAAATAGGCAAACTGGACGCAACAACACCAGCAGGTGCTGTTGGTAAATCAGCTGCCGCCAGCGACTTGCTGATGAAGTTAGCAAGGACAAGTCCATATTATAAAAGAAACAGACCTCACATTTGCTCATTTTGGGTGAAAGGAGAGTGTAAGAGAGGGGAAGAGTGCCCTTATCGTCATGAGAAGCCCACAGATCCCGATGATCCATTAGCAGATCAAAATATCAAGGATCGTTACTATGGAGTAAACGATCCAGTTGCTGACAAATTGATGCGCAGAGCAGCGGCAATGCCGAAATTGGAACCACCTGAGGACAAATCAATAACAACTTTGTACATTGGAAATTTAGGGGATGTTTTGACAGAAAAACAGTTGCGTGATCATTTCTATCAATATGGTGAAATTCGATCAATTACAATGGTACCGCGGCAACAGTGTGCCTTCATTCAATACACACAGCGAAGCGCGGCCGAAGCAGCCGCTGAAAGAACATTTAACAAACTAATATTGGGAGGAAGACGTTTGACCATAAAGTGGGGCAGGTCACAAGGCCGACAGGCTATTTCAGCCGCAGAAACGATCAGGGAAATGTTAGAGCCTGTTCCAGGGCTTCCTGGGGCTCTTCCCCCTCCACCTGAGAATATGGGTaacaatttcttcaatttgcaAGCCACACCAGGAATCATGATGATACCCCCACCTCCAGTAGCTCCACAATTTATGTTCACTCCTCCAATGGCTGCTGCTGCACCTATCTTTCCTCCAGGAACTACACCAATTCATTATCCAAGTCAAGACCCATCGAGGATGGGAGCAACGCAGGGTATTGGCAAACCGTGGCCAGAAGAAGATTAATATTTGTATCTGGTGTAATATCACTGTAAATATAGGACTAATATAATTACTTCTATTCCAAAATAACTTCATGCTTTGTCACTAATGTGATAAACGAAGggagtttgataaaaattaaggGAAGCAGTCAGATTGATATGCACTTGATAACTGGAAAATTTGTATGCCCATCTTCATTATTCACACTGTGGGAATAATGGGCTGGGTTTCATATGATATGGAAACTTTTACAATATTAAACTTCTCTGTATTagataacaaataaaaaaagctGGATCAAAAGTAAATGACATCTgtcttatttatattatttgtatacCACTTCACAATTCAGTCTGCACGATAGTTTTAACCATTGCCAGCAATTTGCTGCAACAGTGTATGaacgtaaaaatttatcgaacaacCACGTGAAATTCCAGAACATTTTCACTGAATTCGCCTGGCACGACGTGATACGAATCCAAAGGCCTGAAATAAGATGAGTAAGCtttatacaataaaatacTTTATTCTGTAAGCTGCCATTAAAAGGATCTAcattattacatataataattgatcaagttttaaaaattgtttgcaTATTAAACTATGATAAAAAGTATCTAtgggaataaataattttggcGATGGATTGAAGATCGATGAAAGCATTGGGATTCAAAAATTTGTAGATATAAAGATAAATTCATGGAAGGCACTATGCATGTGAGAAAGTATGCACCCcttaaaaaacatttatatGTATTGAACATTACATGCCAAATCTGGATATTATTTCTAGACAGGATCATGTAACTCTTGTACCGTTTGAAAAGCAAGTCAAACAATTTCTTGCAGTAGATaatatcatattttatatatatatatatatcttacgttttttatgtataataatacgtcTACGTTATAgttttatttacatataacTAATctgattgaaattcattaataaaaatgttttgtttcgtttcttaatgtaaatttttttttcttctccaagCATTATGCAATTTGAAGCAAGTTTTGAtgaatgtatgaaaataatgcTGCTGAATGGTGGAAAACTAAAGATGGGTTAGTAcaaggaatttcaaaaaactacCCTAGCTCAACTGCATCTTGTATATTGTACCTTACTATTaaccttatacatattatcATATTCTCGAcagtttagaaaattttcacaatgtGGAATGTTCTGCATATTTGGGAATGGTAGAATAACTTACTACCTATGTCGAAAAATTGTTACTGGACGAAAACGGCACTTAAAAAGCTGGAATACAACGTGTGTAAGCACACGGATTAGTTATCGATATTTGATCTCTTAAACATACTATCAATATTCAATGTACTATCGTTAAATCAGACAACAAGtaacgattataaaaaatggGCTTAAACTTCAAAAACTTCAACACTCAACATATGTAGTTTAAAAACCAAGGTTACACGAATAGGCGTGCATTTTGAAACGTATTGTTGTAAAAGAATATTATCAGAGAAATAGTAATATTTGGAATGGTTTACATACAAGAAGAACACGACCCATATTTTTGACGAGAAgtcgaattaaaattaaagaataaaaattcttttacaatTAATGAAATCATGAATTATagttaatattatttacaattcttATTGTTGATTAAGGCCTCTTATATTGTATGTTTCAATAATAGAAATACGTCCTTTGGATTATATACATTTCCATAAcattaaaatcaattaataattatctaaATATGCGATGAATGTTATGTTTTATTGTAATTGtatgtcaaatgaaaattctattgTAAACTGCATTTCTGAAAAACTCTCCGAAACAATTTAACAATTCATTTAGTTGTTACACTTTCTACACTAGTATATATtactaaattttcaacagttgTTATGTTAGGCACGTAGGTATTGTAAAAGTCGTGAATCattgcgattttttctttctcatacTCAATTAAATTGCTCTAGGTTCACCTAAATTCTAAATGGGGTATAGAATGTATTTAAGTACACTTCAAGTTTCAATAATTAAGTACTTCTCAGTATGTGTCCAACGTTTACGTTGAAATGCTGCCATTCGTTAATACTTGCGTTATAGCATACTTTCGtaatattaaatttgttttctttaccATATAAATAGGGAAATTGTTTTAATATCTATCAATAATTATCTATATAAAAATACTATTCTATAGTATTTCATGGTCGCtggtattttcaaaaataaaattattcactttttGAGCTGCCCATCGAATCAGAattctgtgtaaaaaaaatcataatccgAATATAAGAGGTGGTGCCGCACAAGTTCTTctaatttacatatttttgttatcTTTTGTTACGTCAAATTAGGGAATTAGGTGTCCCATGAAATACTGAACTTAGCCGTATAAAGCCACGGACTTTGTTTCATAATGTGTTCCAACAGGCAAATTTCTGTAAGTACTAGATCCGGAATACCAGATATGTGCTTGTATTCAATTTCCACCTCAATCTAATACTCTATTCACATATTTACTATgatgaataagaataatttgaaattattcaatgatTCTTATCTTACAAAATGCTAATATTATTTCTCTAAAAATCAAAACACATATTCGCACCTTCGTCATATGTACAATAGCTTTTGAAAGAGGCCGCCTAATCGCCTGCTACGAACGTTAATAAATATTGACAGTGAAAGAATTTTGTGCCAAACGTGAATCCATTTACCAAATTACTCTTTACTATAAATCTAAATTCATGATGTAAGTCGGCAATTTGCACTGATTGTGGAACTTGCGAAAGAAAACCGGTTTAACAAGTTTTTACTTTATAAAAGATACGACTTTTCGAGGTATATATTTCACGGTCGTATTTATCAACGTGCGCAAGTATCCTAACTTATTATTTCGAGTCCAACAATCACAGGTACCTGTGAATTCAGTGCGTGGAATGTTGAATACATTGCTGCCCCTTCCCCCCtgctaggaaaaaaaaaatgtaaccatTCTGTCCTTGTTCGTATCGAATTTGCCAATAGATTTATGGAGTAGAATCCGTCTGTACTATATACATTCaataaaggagaaaagaatCTAGATGCCTTCTCTAATTgttcgaataaaaatgtagCAAACAGTTTTATGGCAAATTTCTACCTATAATCTACCATcactgattttcttttttgttcctcCATTTTACCGATTCTTTAATTTATCTAATTTGCTTATTGATGCTATATGTTCCGTTCACTTCTCAACCTAAAGATGTAAGACACCTTGATCATGATTGAAATGAttgtgatggtggtggtggtggtgatgtgGGTGTTGATGATGCGAAGTTGATGCATCATCATGTAGTGTTACTCCAGTTAAGTCTACAATTTCATCAGCATCTTCATCGCTGCCAG is a window from the Diprion similis isolate iyDipSimi1 chromosome 6, iyDipSimi1.1, whole genome shotgun sequence genome containing:
- the LOC124406572 gene encoding pre-mRNA-splicing factor RBM22 encodes the protein MATSKTTNTYNRQNWEDAEFPILCQTCLGDNPYIRMTKERYGKECKICMRPFTVFRWCPGARMRFKKTEVCQTCSRLKNVCQTCLLDLEYGLPIQVRDAALKIKDDLPRSDVNKEYYVQNIDNEIGKLDATTPAGAVGKSAAASDLLMKLARTSPYYKRNRPHICSFWVKGECKRGEECPYRHEKPTDPDDPLADQNIKDRYYGVNDPVADKLMRRAAAMPKLEPPEDKSITTLYIGNLGDVLTEKQLRDHFYQYGEIRSITMVPRQQCAFIQYTQRSAAEAAAERTFNKLILGGRRLTIKWGRSQGRQAISAAETIREMLEPVPGLPGALPPPPENMGNNFFNLQATPGIMMIPPPPVAPQFMFTPPMAAAAPIFPPGTTPIHYPSQDPSRMGATQGIGKPWPEED